A genomic region of Armatimonadota bacterium contains the following coding sequences:
- a CDS encoding endonuclease domain-containing protein: protein MRHYDRDLVLRARQLRSGATSAENILWQKLRRKQINGRRFRRQQPIGPFVVDFYCPELTIAIELDGDSHGGKESQDKSRQEFLEAQGLAVLRFWNSDVWQNLDGVLQTIYSACGREPE from the coding sequence GTGAGGCATTACGACAGGGACCTGGTCCTGCGTGCAAGGCAGCTTCGCTCGGGCGCAACCTCCGCTGAGAACATCCTCTGGCAGAAGCTTCGGCGCAAGCAGATCAACGGCAGGAGGTTTCGGAGGCAGCAGCCGATCGGACCATTCGTCGTAGACTTCTACTGCCCGGAACTCACAATCGCAATCGAACTCGATGGTGACTCGCACGGCGGTAAGGAGTCGCAGGATAAATCGCGGCAGGAGTTCCTGGAGGCGCAAGGTCTAGCCGTGCTGAGGTTCTGGAATTCCGATGTCTGGCAGAACCTCGACGGCGTGTTGCAGACCATATACTCTGCGTGCGGCCGCGAGCCGGAGTGA
- a CDS encoding N-acetylmuramoyl-L-alanine amidase: MKTACFALMLLLTANAARAGALAGKSMTLSPGHGLVWNGKEYGTQRPITCGGELRAEDDRNVEHAAWLETYLRNDGMTVHTMRCTDKNYGDHPSGNPWWRMASVYWLEHKGYPCTVWGSLSDCQTSSGESEWNDDVRARPLASNQDKTDIYISVHTNASSGHCEGPNCPTGSVMYYDCGRSHAEWCDGSRRLGEMANSAMIDAIHHGIPMPEWKDRGVADSNGRFGEIRIPERPAVLLELGFHDSCDTDVLNLKDDFFRCAAMWGLYKGVCDYFGVAPTRDFYSSELVSHTIPNSMAPGETKSASITFRNMGVLWNEERGFKLGALGGSDPFADALYQDVIAEVGPNGTVTFTFDLTAPNEPGFYASGWRMIREGGPWFGDVAVSAVRVR, translated from the coding sequence ATGAAGACCGCCTGTTTCGCCCTGATGCTTCTACTGACCGCCAACGCCGCCCGCGCGGGAGCGCTCGCCGGGAAGTCCATGACCCTGTCGCCCGGCCACGGCCTCGTGTGGAACGGCAAGGAATACGGCACCCAGCGGCCCATCACGTGCGGCGGCGAACTCCGCGCGGAGGACGATCGGAACGTCGAGCACGCGGCGTGGCTCGAGACGTACCTGCGGAACGACGGCATGACCGTGCACACCATGCGCTGCACGGACAAGAACTACGGCGACCACCCCAGCGGCAATCCCTGGTGGCGGATGGCCTCGGTCTACTGGCTCGAGCACAAGGGCTACCCGTGTACCGTCTGGGGCAGCCTCTCGGACTGCCAGACATCATCCGGGGAGAGCGAATGGAACGATGACGTCCGCGCCCGCCCGCTCGCCTCGAACCAGGACAAGACCGACATCTACATCTCGGTCCACACGAACGCGTCGTCCGGCCACTGCGAGGGCCCGAACTGCCCGACCGGCTCCGTTATGTACTACGACTGCGGGAGATCGCACGCGGAATGGTGCGACGGCAGCCGAAGGCTGGGCGAGATGGCCAACAGCGCGATGATCGATGCCATCCACCACGGTATACCGATGCCCGAGTGGAAGGACCGTGGCGTCGCCGACTCGAACGGCCGATTCGGCGAGATCCGCATCCCCGAGCGCCCGGCGGTCCTGCTCGAACTCGGCTTCCACGACAGCTGCGACACGGACGTGCTCAACCTGAAGGACGACTTCTTCCGGTGCGCGGCGATGTGGGGGCTGTACAAGGGCGTCTGCGACTACTTCGGCGTCGCGCCGACCAGGGACTTCTACTCGAGCGAACTCGTGAGCCACACGATCCCGAACAGCATGGCGCCGGGCGAAACGAAATCGGCCAGCATTACGTTCAGGAATATGGGCGTGCTCTGGAACGAGGAGCGCGGGTTCAAACTCGGGGCGCTGGGCGGCTCCGACCCGTTCGCGGACGCCCTCTATCAGGACGTGATCGCTGAAGTCGGCCCGAACGGGACGGTGACGTTCACCTTCGACCTGACCGCGCCCAACGAGCCGGGGTTCTACGCGTCGGGCTGGCGGATGATCCGCGAGGGCGGGCCCTGGTTCGGCGACGTGGCCGTCTCGGCGGTGAGGGTCCGCTAA
- a CDS encoding copper-translocating P-type ATPase, protein MEKIDLPVTGMTCAHCAARIEKGLQGLEGVESAVVSFATERATVTFDPGVVSVEQIIQLIRDTGYDVAAEQMTLPVEGMTCASCAAKIEQVLNKLDGVTSAAVNLATERVTIDYIPAVISPDEFKRMIEELGYTVPDEQIEAPDRERLTREAAYRTLLTKTVVCAIITVPIVIGSLTGMLPAWLLWVLATPVQFWGGRQFYNGAIAAARHRTTDMNTLIAVGSSAAYFYSVGVILFPGFFAHAKGIEAALYFDTSAVIITLILFGRLLELRARGRTSEAIRRLIGLQPKTARVVRDDQESDIPVEQVQVGDIIIVRPGEKIPVDGVVVDGRSAVDESMISGEPIPVTKQEGDEVIGATINKTGSFRFRATRVGKDTTLAQIIKLVEQAQGSKAPIQRLADVIASYFVPTVIGIAILTFIVWLAFGPQPAFNYALLSFVAVLIVACPCALGLATPTAIMVGTGKGAENGVLIKSGGALETAHRLNAIVLDKTGTLTEGKPVVTDIVPIDMDEAELLRLAASAERVSEHPLGEAIVRAAEERGIETVAPTEFDSVTGAGIRATVDGHEVLVGNQKLMSHSSHESYQSHGTDETYETYAAQGKTPVFVAIDGKPAGVIAIADTLKAHSSDAVRALRDMGLEVVMITGDHRQTAEAIAHQAGIERVMAEVLPQQKAEAVKSLQDEGKVTAMVGDGINDAPALAQADIGIAIGTGTDVAMETADVTLISGDLRAVVTAIALSRATMRTIRRNLFWAFFYNVILIPVAAGVLYPLFGVFLDPMWAAGAMALSSVSVVSNSLRLRRFRPSTL, encoded by the coding sequence ATGGAAAAGATTGATCTCCCCGTCACCGGTATGACGTGCGCGCACTGCGCCGCGCGGATCGAGAAGGGCCTCCAGGGATTGGAGGGGGTCGAGTCCGCCGTCGTCAGCTTCGCGACCGAGCGGGCGACGGTCACCTTCGACCCCGGCGTGGTCAGCGTCGAACAGATCATCCAACTCATCCGCGACACCGGCTACGACGTCGCGGCCGAGCAGATGACGCTCCCCGTCGAGGGGATGACCTGCGCCTCATGCGCCGCCAAAATCGAGCAGGTCCTCAACAAGCTCGACGGCGTGACCTCCGCGGCCGTGAACCTCGCCACCGAGCGCGTTACGATCGACTACATCCCCGCCGTCATCTCGCCCGACGAGTTCAAGCGGATGATCGAGGAACTCGGATACACCGTTCCTGATGAGCAGATCGAGGCCCCGGACCGCGAGCGACTCACCCGCGAGGCGGCGTACCGGACGCTGCTAACCAAGACCGTCGTGTGCGCCATCATCACCGTCCCGATCGTGATCGGGAGCCTGACCGGCATGCTTCCTGCGTGGCTGCTGTGGGTCCTCGCGACACCGGTCCAGTTCTGGGGCGGCCGGCAGTTCTACAACGGCGCAATCGCCGCCGCGAGACACCGCACGACCGACATGAACACGCTGATCGCGGTCGGCAGTTCGGCGGCGTACTTCTACAGCGTCGGGGTGATCCTATTCCCCGGCTTCTTCGCCCATGCGAAAGGCATCGAAGCCGCGCTCTATTTCGACACGTCGGCGGTCATCATCACGCTCATCCTCTTCGGCCGGCTGCTCGAACTCCGGGCGCGCGGGCGGACCTCGGAGGCGATCCGGCGCCTCATCGGCCTCCAGCCGAAGACCGCGCGAGTTGTCCGCGACGATCAGGAGTCGGACATCCCGGTCGAGCAGGTGCAGGTCGGCGACATCATCATCGTCCGGCCCGGCGAGAAGATCCCGGTCGATGGAGTCGTCGTAGACGGGCGCTCGGCGGTCGATGAGTCGATGATCTCCGGCGAGCCGATCCCCGTCACCAAGCAGGAGGGCGATGAGGTCATCGGCGCGACGATCAACAAGACCGGCAGCTTCCGTTTCCGCGCGACCCGCGTCGGGAAGGACACGACCCTCGCGCAGATCATCAAGCTGGTCGAGCAGGCGCAGGGCTCGAAGGCGCCGATCCAGCGGCTGGCGGATGTGATCGCGAGCTACTTCGTCCCGACTGTCATCGGGATCGCTATACTGACCTTCATCGTCTGGCTCGCATTCGGACCGCAGCCGGCGTTCAACTACGCGCTCCTCAGCTTCGTGGCCGTGCTGATCGTCGCGTGTCCCTGCGCGCTCGGGCTGGCGACCCCGACGGCGATCATGGTCGGGACCGGCAAGGGCGCGGAGAACGGCGTGCTGATCAAGAGTGGCGGGGCCCTGGAGACGGCGCACCGGCTGAATGCGATCGTGCTCGACAAGACCGGCACGCTCACGGAGGGAAAGCCGGTCGTGACTGATATCGTTCCGATCGATATGGATGAGGCCGAACTCCTCCGGCTGGCCGCATCCGCCGAACGGGTCTCGGAGCATCCGCTCGGCGAAGCAATCGTCCGCGCCGCCGAGGAGCGCGGGATCGAGACGGTTGCCCCGACCGAGTTCGACTCGGTGACCGGGGCGGGCATCCGCGCCACGGTTGATGGGCATGAGGTGCTGGTCGGGAATCAGAAACTGATGTCCCATTCGTCCCATGAGTCCTATCAGTCCCATGGGACCGATGAGACCTATGAGACGTATGCTGCTCAGGGCAAGACCCCCGTCTTCGTCGCGATAGACGGCAAGCCCGCCGGGGTGATCGCCATCGCCGACACGCTCAAGGCGCACTCGTCCGATGCCGTTCGGGCGCTGCGGGATATGGGCCTCGAGGTCGTCATGATCACCGGCGACCACCGGCAGACGGCGGAGGCGATCGCGCATCAGGCGGGCATCGAGCGCGTCATGGCCGAGGTGCTCCCTCAGCAGAAGGCCGAGGCGGTGAAGTCGCTCCAGGATGAGGGCAAGGTCACGGCGATGGTCGGCGACGGGATCAACGACGCCCCGGCGCTCGCACAGGCGGACATCGGGATCGCGATTGGCACCGGCACCGACGTGGCGATGGAGACGGCGGACGTCACGCTGATCAGTGGCGACCTCCGCGCGGTGGTGACGGCGATCGCCTTGAGCAGGGCCACGATGCGCACGATCCGCCGGAACCTTTTCTGGGCGTTCTTCTACAATGTGATCCTCATCCCGGTCGCGGCGGGGGTGCTCTATCCGCTCTTCGGCGTCTTCCTCGACCCGATGTGGGCGGCGGGCGCGATGGCGCTCAGCTCGGTCTCGGTCGTCAGCAACTCCCTCCGCCTAAGGCGCTTCCGTCCGTCCACTTTGTAA
- a CDS encoding RNA polymerase sigma factor: MDDADAQVSMSIGATAVRDHADRETALEDAYDEYALSLYRYALSILGSADDAEDAVQEVFIRLARDRKLLRRARSVKAYLLTAARNSAYSILRARRCRDWLTEDLRWDSHPPASGVAESVVQSNALREALAELPVEQREVLVLKAYEGLTFREIAQVSGASVSTVTSRYQYGIARLRRALGEDQDG; the protein is encoded by the coding sequence ATGGACGACGCCGACGCACAGGTCTCGATGAGTATCGGAGCGACAGCGGTGCGCGATCATGCGGACAGGGAAACGGCGCTGGAGGACGCGTACGACGAGTACGCGCTCTCCCTATACCGATACGCGCTCTCGATTCTCGGTTCGGCCGACGATGCCGAGGACGCGGTGCAGGAGGTCTTTATCCGGCTCGCCCGGGACCGCAAACTCCTGCGCAGAGCCCGGAGCGTCAAGGCCTACCTGCTGACCGCCGCACGCAACTCCGCCTACAGCATACTCCGCGCCCGACGCTGTCGCGACTGGCTGACCGAGGACCTGCGGTGGGATTCGCATCCGCCCGCCTCGGGCGTCGCGGAATCCGTCGTCCAATCTAACGCGCTGCGCGAGGCGCTTGCCGAACTCCCGGTCGAACAGCGCGAGGTGCTCGTGCTGAAGGCATACGAGGGGCTGACGTTTCGGGAGATCGCCCAGGTGTCCGGCGCTTCCGTGAGCACGGTCACGAGCCGGTACCAGTACGGGATCGCCAGGCTGAGGCGCGCGCTGGGGGAGGACCAGGATGGATGA